A window of the Candidatus Nitrosotalea okcheonensis genome harbors these coding sequences:
- a CDS encoding UDP-glucose dehydrogenase family protein produces the protein MKIGIVGLGFVGLSFASVLGSKGYSIIGIDSDKTKVAKIKTGRSPFYEPKLDELLKSALKKSLTISTDVRLAVNQCDIIFVTVGTPLSEKGQIDLTILKSAIEEIGNILATENKKPILVIKSTVVPGTTNDFVMPIIKNKIGKKISKIRILTNPEFLREGKSIDDTLKPHIVVIGGNNDESVKLKKFYQHLYGVKIPIILTNHQTAELIKYANNSFLATKISFVNQIANICQSIPGTNIEDVAKAIGLDPRIGSLFLKAGPGYGGSCLPKDLQALIAFSSKTGVEPILLKAVQETNNSQVKKILDLIERSIGNINGKQITILGLSFKEDSDDIRESVSIKLINLLLKKNVKIIAHDPKAIENTRSVFGNKIRFFDSVKKALRDSQCVVIMTPWKQYSGIKNADFQKMRRKFVIDTRRILNHKNLDIEYHALGLGE, from the coding sequence ATGAAGATAGGCATAGTAGGTCTTGGATTTGTTGGACTCTCTTTTGCATCAGTATTGGGATCAAAAGGGTACTCTATCATAGGAATAGATTCAGATAAAACAAAAGTTGCAAAGATAAAGACCGGAAGATCTCCTTTTTACGAGCCAAAATTAGATGAATTATTGAAATCTGCATTAAAAAAATCTCTAACAATATCAACAGATGTCAGATTGGCAGTAAATCAATGTGATATCATTTTTGTAACAGTTGGGACACCCCTTTCAGAAAAAGGACAGATTGACTTGACTATTTTAAAATCAGCCATAGAAGAAATAGGAAACATTCTTGCAACAGAGAACAAAAAACCAATTCTGGTAATCAAGAGCACTGTTGTACCCGGCACTACAAATGATTTTGTCATGCCAATAATAAAAAATAAAATTGGCAAAAAAATAAGCAAGATTAGAATTTTAACTAATCCTGAATTTTTGAGAGAGGGAAAATCAATTGATGACACATTAAAACCACATATAGTTGTCATAGGAGGTAACAATGATGAGTCAGTAAAATTAAAGAAATTTTATCAGCATCTCTACGGAGTAAAGATTCCAATCATTTTAACAAATCATCAGACTGCAGAATTGATAAAATATGCAAACAATTCATTTTTGGCAACCAAGATTAGTTTTGTCAATCAAATTGCAAATATTTGTCAATCAATACCAGGAACCAACATTGAAGACGTTGCAAAAGCAATAGGACTAGATCCTAGAATTGGAAGTCTTTTTTTAAAAGCTGGTCCTGGTTATGGAGGCTCTTGCCTGCCAAAAGATTTGCAGGCACTAATTGCATTTTCTTCAAAAACAGGAGTTGAGCCCATTCTACTCAAGGCAGTACAAGAAACAAATAATTCTCAGGTAAAGAAGATTTTAGATTTGATAGAAAGATCAATAGGAAACATAAATGGAAAACAGATTACCATTTTAGGATTATCATTTAAAGAAGATAGTGATGACATAAGAGAGTCTGTTTCGATAAAATTAATCAATTTACTCTTAAAAAAGAATGTAAAGATAATCGCCCACGACCCAAAGGCAATAGAAAATACAAGATCGGTGTTTGGTAACAAGATAAGATTTTTTGATTCAGTAAAAAAGGCATTAAGAGATAGTCAATGTGTTGTAATAATGACCCCATGGAAACAGTATAGTGGCATTAAAAATGCCGATTTTCAGAAAATGCGGAGAAAATTTGTAATAGATACTAGACGAATTTTAAATCATAAAAATCTCGATATAGAGTATCATGCGTTAGGTCTTGGAGAATAA
- a CDS encoding sugar phosphate nucleotidyltransferase, which translates to MIKAVITAAGRGTRLLPMTKEMPKEMMPVFSKIYGDGPVVLPLLQLIFEQIYSCNIRDYCFIVGREKRSIEDHFTPDHDFLKILSDRNKSIISKFYRKIEQSHLVWVNQNSPKGFGDAVKHAERFVGNDDLVVHAGDVSIIGKSPHPISRLIDVGKDPSISAVLLVRKVKDPKRHGIPVLRKISKTSFLVEEVEEKPERPKSNMGLMPLYFFKPKIFECLRKIKPGKGGEYQLTDAIQRLIEEGEKVIAIPVNSYEDVLDVGTVESFKQSQEISFRRA; encoded by the coding sequence ATGATAAAAGCTGTAATTACCGCAGCAGGTAGAGGGACTAGACTTTTACCAATGACAAAAGAAATGCCAAAGGAAATGATGCCAGTCTTTTCAAAAATTTATGGTGATGGACCAGTGGTTCTGCCACTTTTACAATTAATATTTGAGCAGATTTATTCTTGCAATATTCGAGATTATTGTTTCATAGTAGGCAGAGAGAAAAGATCAATTGAAGACCATTTCACTCCTGATCATGATTTTCTGAAGATTTTATCAGATAGAAATAAATCAATCATATCCAAATTTTACAGAAAAATTGAACAATCTCACTTGGTTTGGGTTAATCAAAATAGTCCAAAAGGATTTGGTGATGCAGTAAAACATGCAGAGCGATTTGTAGGAAATGATGATTTAGTAGTTCATGCTGGCGATGTTTCAATAATAGGAAAATCACCACATCCAATCAGTCGATTGATTGATGTTGGAAAGGATCCTTCAATATCAGCAGTTTTACTAGTAAGAAAAGTAAAAGATCCTAAAAGACATGGCATACCTGTTTTAAGAAAGATATCAAAGACATCATTTCTCGTAGAAGAAGTTGAAGAAAAGCCAGAAAGACCCAAGTCAAACATGGGATTAATGCCTCTTTACTTTTTCAAGCCTAAAATTTTTGAGTGTCTTAGAAAGATAAAGCCTGGAAAAGGGGGAGAATACCAACTTACAGATGCAATCCAGAGACTAATAGAGGAAGGCGAAAAAGTAATAGCTATTCCCGTGAACTCTTATGAAGATGTACTCGATGTTGGAACTGTTGAATCCTTCAAACAATCACAAGAGATCTCCTTTAGACGCGCATAA
- a CDS encoding SIS domain-containing protein — translation MLNHNTLNKYDVSGMYKVYDTWPKIARDSYLSPQELIDFDNIDHIVFAGMGGSGAIGDILSAILSKTNIHVAVVKGYHPPNTVDSKTLVVTTSISGNTAETLSVLDTARKTKCRLIAFSSGGKMQEYCVRYKVEYRKIPKIHSPRASFPGFLYSILKVLGHILPVKEKDILDSITDLEKTSKMISSENLDKDNPSLKLAEWISGIPDIYYPFGLQAAAVRFKNSLQENAKRHVMIEDVIEAGHNDIVAWEKKDRVQPILIEGNDDYIKTKQRWEILKKYFKTNKIDYREVHSVKGSIISKLINLIYVLDYSTIYLAVLTKTDPSPTKSIDFIKKLS, via the coding sequence TTGCTCAATCATAATACATTAAACAAGTATGATGTTTCAGGTATGTACAAGGTATATGATACATGGCCTAAAATTGCAAGAGATTCATATCTATCCCCTCAAGAGTTAATTGATTTTGATAATATAGATCACATAGTATTTGCAGGCATGGGTGGTTCAGGCGCAATTGGGGATATTTTATCAGCCATACTTTCCAAGACAAATATTCATGTAGCAGTAGTAAAAGGATATCATCCCCCAAATACAGTAGATTCAAAAACACTAGTTGTTACCACTAGCATTTCAGGAAATACTGCTGAAACTTTATCTGTACTTGACACTGCAAGAAAGACAAAGTGTAGATTAATCGCATTTTCTTCAGGGGGGAAAATGCAGGAGTATTGTGTTAGATATAAGGTAGAATATAGAAAAATTCCTAAAATTCATTCGCCGAGAGCATCTTTTCCAGGATTTTTATATTCCATTTTAAAAGTATTAGGACATATACTTCCAGTAAAAGAAAAAGACATACTCGATTCAATTACAGACCTTGAAAAGACCTCAAAGATGATTTCTTCAGAAAATTTGGATAAAGACAATCCATCATTAAAATTAGCAGAGTGGATTTCAGGTATTCCAGATATTTACTATCCATTTGGTTTGCAAGCTGCAGCTGTAAGATTCAAAAACTCACTCCAGGAAAATGCTAAGAGACATGTAATGATTGAGGATGTTATAGAGGCAGGTCATAATGACATAGTAGCATGGGAAAAAAAGGATAGAGTGCAGCCAATTCTTATCGAAGGAAATGACGATTACATCAAGACCAAACAAAGATGGGAGATTCTCAAGAAATATTTCAAGACAAACAAGATCGACTATAGAGAAGTGCATTCGGTAAAGGGTTCCATAATTTCAAAGTTGATCAACTTAATCTATGTTCTAGATTATTCTACAATATACCTTGCCGTTTTGACAAAAACTGATCCATCACCTACAAAGTCTATTGATTTTATCAAGAAGTTATCATAG
- the mtnA gene encoding S-methyl-5-thioribose-1-phosphate isomerase: MKQETKIHSSLKTVEWKNNTVIMIDQTKLPNKLEYVKFKDYNKVADAIRNLVVRGAPAIGVAGAFGLALASLQSKAKTKEKLLEDMEKAKKILFETRPTAVNLAWGLEKIMETAKKGNDTNEIRKQVVETAQKMAVEDVEINMRMGKFGSELFSNNDVIMTHCNAGALATVGYGTALGVIRATKDSGKNIKVIATETRPVMQGSRLTAFELQHDNIDVSLIPDTAVGYAMAKGLVNKVVVGADRILSTGHVYNKIGTYQVATMARQHNIPFYVAAPLSTFDLKNKPDDIIIEQRKASEVTGVAGKKTAPDGINVINPAFDMTPPELISGIITEAGIAKPPFEISIKKLFESKL; the protein is encoded by the coding sequence TTGAAGCAAGAAACAAAGATTCACTCTAGCTTGAAAACAGTAGAGTGGAAGAACAATACTGTAATCATGATTGACCAGACAAAGCTTCCAAACAAACTCGAATATGTAAAATTCAAAGATTATAACAAGGTGGCTGACGCCATACGAAATCTTGTAGTGCGAGGTGCACCTGCAATCGGGGTTGCAGGAGCATTTGGTCTGGCACTTGCATCTTTACAAAGTAAGGCAAAGACAAAAGAAAAATTGCTAGAAGACATGGAAAAGGCAAAAAAAATCCTTTTTGAGACAAGACCGACTGCTGTAAACCTAGCATGGGGACTGGAAAAAATAATGGAAACAGCAAAGAAAGGGAATGATACAAACGAAATCAGAAAACAAGTTGTGGAAACAGCACAAAAGATGGCAGTCGAAGATGTTGAAATCAACATGAGGATGGGAAAATTCGGCTCTGAACTATTTTCAAACAATGATGTTATTATGACCCACTGCAACGCAGGAGCACTAGCTACAGTAGGATATGGAACCGCACTTGGTGTAATCCGTGCAACAAAGGACAGCGGAAAAAACATCAAGGTTATAGCAACAGAAACAAGGCCTGTAATGCAAGGCTCAAGGCTGACAGCATTTGAACTACAACATGATAACATTGATGTCAGCCTAATCCCAGATACCGCAGTAGGTTATGCAATGGCAAAGGGACTGGTCAACAAGGTAGTAGTTGGTGCAGACCGAATCTTAAGCACAGGACATGTCTACAATAAAATTGGCACATACCAAGTAGCTACGATGGCAAGACAGCACAACATTCCATTTTATGTTGCAGCACCACTCTCAACATTTGACCTAAAAAACAAACCTGATGACATCATAATAGAACAAAGAAAGGCAAGCGAGGTGACAGGAGTGGCAGGAAAAAAGACAGCACCTGACGGAATCAACGTGATAAACCCGGCATTTGACATGACCCCACCTGAGCTGATATCTGGAATCATAACCGAGGCAGGTATTGCAAAACCACCATTTGAGATATCAATCAAAAAATTATTCGAGTCCAAGTTGTAA
- a CDS encoding PqqD family peptide modification chaperone, protein MTTVTSQQVLDSLKQCMDPEIPISVVDMGLIYGVSINPDNKVDIKMTMTTRGCPLHDTLVTDVKRYVTKVPGVSAVDVEIVWEPAWTPEKMSDEGKKMINYGKQKTVAPINYEIAMPQGVGSLVKQEDGSLILMDEKQQGFMVNQAIVEFWKLCNGQRKITELVDLFAKQVGIQRGQMEKEVLQLIQQLRDGGLIIIKEPEVSNVQFKK, encoded by the coding sequence ATGACAACTGTCACTTCACAACAGGTACTGGATTCACTAAAACAATGCATGGACCCAGAGATTCCAATCAGTGTGGTGGATATGGGATTAATCTATGGCGTTAGCATCAATCCTGACAATAAAGTAGACATCAAAATGACAATGACAACACGTGGTTGTCCGTTACATGATACACTAGTTACTGATGTAAAACGTTACGTAACCAAAGTTCCAGGAGTATCTGCAGTAGATGTAGAAATTGTATGGGAGCCAGCGTGGACTCCAGAAAAAATGTCAGACGAGGGAAAGAAAATGATAAACTATGGAAAACAAAAAACTGTTGCACCGATTAACTATGAGATCGCCATGCCACAGGGTGTAGGCTCACTGGTAAAACAAGAAGACGGTTCTCTCATTCTAATGGATGAAAAACAGCAAGGGTTCATGGTAAATCAAGCCATAGTAGAATTTTGGAAATTATGCAATGGACAAAGAAAAATTACAGAACTAGTTGATCTTTTTGCAAAACAAGTTGGAATACAGCGAGGCCAGATGGAAAAAGAAGTCTTGCAGTTGATACAGCAACTACGTGATGGTGGATTGATAATAATAAAAGAGCCCGAAGTATCTAACGTACAATTTAAAAAATAG
- a CDS encoding AbrB/MazE/SpoVT family DNA-binding domain-containing protein has translation MKAATDNLKFRSIKVSAKGQITLPSNIQKEIGIKKGDEIILVRKGEKIILEKSERMTKSLKDEFADIKSLSEQSLHKLWLNKDDEIWNQYLKK, from the coding sequence ATGAAAGCAGCTACTGACAATCTAAAATTCAGATCGATTAAAGTTTCAGCAAAAGGACAGATAACCCTACCTTCTAATATACAAAAAGAAATAGGAATAAAAAAAGGCGACGAGATAATTCTTGTCAGAAAAGGAGAAAAAATAATCCTTGAAAAATCTGAAAGGATGACAAAGAGTCTAAAAGATGAGTTTGCAGATATTAAATCGCTATCTGAACAATCACTGCATAAGCTGTGGTTAAACAAAGATGATGAAATCTGGAACCAGTATCTGAAAAAGTGA
- a CDS encoding type II toxin-antitoxin system PemK/MazF family toxin: protein MSFPFSDLKSSKVRPVLVLSNDKYNRKFGDFIAMPRR, encoded by the coding sequence ATCTCATTTCCATTCTCAGATCTAAAAAGTTCCAAAGTAAGGCCTGTGTTGGTCTTATCAAATGACAAATACAACAGAAAGTTTGGAGATTTTATCGCTATGCCACGAAGATGA
- a CDS encoding aminotransferase class I/II-fold pyridoxal phosphate-dependent enzyme — protein sequence MKISQRVAGVEYAIRDIALEARKLQKQGKNITYLNIGDPLQYGFQPPDRVKEAFIKAIRDGQNYYASSEGLPELRQAIAKKEAKKSLRVLEDDILVTNGVSEGLEMIMASIVETGDEVLIPGPYYPPYASYVRLFGGKPIEFLVDLHSSTPDLGDIRSKITEKTVAICLISPNNPTGVVFSEKSLKDLVDLANEHDLYIICDEIYDQIVFDEKFTGIGKVSGDSPVILLNGFSKVHLMSGWRVGYIAFNQSKRLELLRENVPKLSRVRIATNLPVQYAALESLNGPQDYVSNFVSDLKKRRDYTIKRLNEMNGISCSNPKGAFYAFPKIEHNKYGSDKEFVTELLKETGILTVHGSGFGTKYGTGHFRMVFLPDIPILQGALDKIEKFVA from the coding sequence TTGAAGATTTCACAAAGGGTGGCAGGAGTCGAGTATGCAATACGGGATATTGCACTGGAGGCAAGAAAACTTCAGAAACAGGGAAAAAATATAACATATCTTAACATCGGAGACCCGCTCCAGTACGGATTCCAGCCACCTGACAGAGTAAAAGAGGCATTCATCAAGGCAATACGAGACGGACAGAATTATTATGCATCATCAGAGGGACTCCCAGAACTACGGCAAGCAATTGCAAAAAAAGAGGCAAAAAAAAGTCTCCGGGTTTTAGAAGATGACATCCTGGTAACAAACGGAGTATCAGAAGGTCTGGAAATGATAATGGCATCTATTGTGGAAACAGGTGACGAGGTCCTGATACCTGGACCGTACTATCCACCATATGCATCATACGTAAGACTGTTTGGAGGAAAACCAATTGAATTTCTAGTGGACCTGCACAGCTCAACTCCTGATCTTGGTGATATACGATCAAAAATTACAGAAAAGACAGTTGCAATATGCCTTATCAGTCCAAACAATCCCACAGGTGTAGTATTTAGCGAAAAGTCACTGAAGGATCTAGTTGACCTTGCAAACGAGCATGACCTGTACATCATCTGTGATGAAATATACGACCAGATTGTATTTGACGAAAAATTCACCGGAATAGGCAAGGTCAGCGGTGACTCGCCTGTAATATTACTTAATGGATTCTCAAAGGTTCACCTGATGTCTGGCTGGAGAGTTGGATATATCGCATTTAACCAATCAAAGAGACTGGAACTATTGAGAGAAAATGTACCAAAGTTATCTAGGGTGAGGATTGCAACAAATCTTCCAGTACAGTATGCCGCACTAGAATCACTGAACGGACCGCAGGATTATGTATCCAATTTTGTCTCTGATCTCAAAAAGAGACGAGACTATACAATAAAGCGACTGAACGAAATGAACGGCATCAGCTGCTCAAATCCAAAGGGTGCATTTTATGCATTTCCAAAAATAGAGCACAACAAGTATGGTTCAGACAAAGAATTTGTAACAGAACTATTGAAGGAAACCGGAATCCTTACAGTCCACGGCTCTGGATTTGGAACAAAATATGGCACAGGCCACTTTAGGATGGTCTTTCTGCCCGACATTCCAATATTGCAGGGTGCACTGGATAAGATAGAAAAATTTGTTGCCTAG
- a CDS encoding pyridoxamine 5'-phosphate oxidase family protein, with protein sequence MKNEKFLKSQKILRLATIGSSGVPHIVPVWYRYTSGKFYIGTNTSTRKARNIKKNPKVSFCVDTGIRSPDIVGVMGTGRAKLILEKKLVGSLAKKILLRYFKSLKNKSAQQLFDQTDCIIQITPGKVTEWKY encoded by the coding sequence ATGAAGAATGAAAAGTTTCTCAAATCACAGAAAATTTTACGGCTTGCTACAATAGGTTCGTCTGGAGTACCTCACATTGTTCCCGTATGGTACAGGTATACAAGCGGTAAATTCTACATAGGAACAAACACAAGTACAAGAAAGGCAAGAAACATCAAGAAAAATCCCAAAGTGTCATTTTGTGTTGATACAGGGATACGATCACCAGACATAGTTGGCGTGATGGGAACTGGAAGGGCAAAATTGATCCTGGAAAAAAAATTGGTTGGATCACTTGCAAAAAAGATCTTGCTTCGATATTTTAAGAGTCTGAAAAATAAATCAGCACAGCAGCTCTTTGACCAGACTGACTGTATCATACAAATAACTCCAGGAAAGGTCACAGAGTGGAAGTACTAG
- the npdG gene encoding NADPH-dependent F420 reductase, whose protein sequence is MKIGIIGGTGGMGKGFALRWCENHDIIIGSRESSKAEEAAREYFGLAQKEHGTFKGKITGKDNTSVAKESDVLVLSIPYENIDAICSQVLPNVKDDCTVISPIVPLTRTDLGFEFISFKDRKPSAFELVHKYMKNKSRLVSAFHTISEKKLIDPKLVLDSDIFVCGDAEDSINLVCKLVTEIKNLRPILLGPGSLSYLAEVTTPILLNAMIKNKMKNPGIKII, encoded by the coding sequence ATGAAGATTGGAATAATTGGTGGAACAGGTGGAATGGGAAAAGGATTTGCTTTACGATGGTGTGAAAACCATGACATCATCATTGGATCAAGAGAATCTTCCAAGGCAGAGGAAGCTGCAAGGGAATATTTTGGACTGGCGCAAAAAGAACATGGTACATTCAAAGGAAAAATCACCGGAAAAGACAACACGTCTGTTGCAAAAGAAAGCGATGTTTTGGTTTTGTCAATTCCATATGAAAACATTGATGCGATATGTTCTCAGGTATTACCTAATGTGAAAGATGATTGTACAGTCATATCCCCCATAGTGCCACTGACCAGGACTGATCTTGGTTTTGAGTTCATTTCGTTCAAGGACAGGAAACCATCTGCGTTTGAGTTGGTCCATAAATACATGAAGAATAAATCCAGGCTGGTTTCTGCATTTCATACAATATCAGAGAAAAAGCTAATTGATCCAAAACTTGTACTTGATTCTGACATATTTGTGTGCGGAGATGCCGAAGACTCGATAAACCTAGTGTGCAAGCTAGTAACTGAGATAAAAAATCTCAGACCAATACTGTTGGGGCCTGGTTCCTTGTCATATCTTGCAGAAGTGACAACGCCAATTCTTCTCAACGCAATGATAAAAAACAAGATGAAGAACCCCGGCATAAAGATAATCTAG
- a CDS encoding histidine phosphatase family protein, giving the protein MPLFLFLRHGQAKNNVERILAGRTKGFPLTELGIQQAEQIGIFLKPFNISKIYSSPIERAEHTAKIVADSIGLTCTVDERLTEIDMGSFSGMHYDEMLKKHGNVFLKFYQGHPVVETNGIETFTNVKKRVLDMVDHCLKKHVGQTVLLVTHMDPIKSMISTILQPKPELLYEMIIRNASLTILKNEQSSFSMVAINSMNPERYSNE; this is encoded by the coding sequence TTGCCACTATTTCTTTTTCTAAGACACGGTCAGGCCAAAAATAACGTTGAACGAATTTTAGCTGGACGCACCAAGGGATTTCCACTGACAGAATTGGGAATTCAACAGGCCGAGCAAATAGGAATTTTTCTCAAGCCTTTTAACATATCTAAAATATATTCTAGCCCTATAGAGAGGGCAGAGCATACCGCCAAAATAGTTGCCGACAGTATAGGGTTGACATGTACAGTTGATGAGCGGCTGACTGAGATAGACATGGGATCGTTTTCAGGAATGCATTATGATGAAATGTTAAAAAAACATGGAAATGTCTTCTTGAAATTCTACCAAGGTCATCCGGTAGTTGAGACAAACGGCATCGAGACATTTACAAATGTGAAAAAAAGGGTCTTGGACATGGTTGATCATTGCTTGAAAAAACATGTCGGGCAAACCGTTTTACTTGTTACTCACATGGATCCCATCAAATCAATGATCTCTACTATTTTACAACCAAAACCTGAATTACTATACGAGATGATAATACGAAATGCTTCTCTTACAATATTGAAAAACGAACAATCAAGTTTTTCCATGGTTGCAATAAACTCTATGAATCCTGAACGGTATTCTAATGAATAG
- a CDS encoding methyl-accepting chemotaxis protein has translation MMLGLLILVIASSFLTNAFALQLSTDRNVYSEGQPLLVYGQALPNEPLIIRLFAPDGTIAQFNQISADNTGAFSHILIRWPNATSTYSYGTYSVEAIATKEQGTSQTINVKFLANSSLTQVPQQPIVLVSVFAPQNAAINQTFRVFIQVTSDGLLVAGNPSVVLRSSHVHMPDGSVVDLSDSLKTLHQGLFYVDFTPTQEGTYIFHITATSKGTIANGSVATLVLKQDIAGISNQILKLNSVLGSTSKELDRLKSEIQGFGTVLNSSQQSISQANENLNKSVTKMSDSVTNIDQASTQLNSLFLPVVALIAIIIALQITILARRR, from the coding sequence GTGATGCTTGGATTGTTAATTCTCGTAATTGCAAGCAGTTTCTTGACCAACGCTTTTGCCTTACAGTTGTCTACCGACAGAAATGTTTACTCGGAGGGCCAGCCTCTCCTTGTATATGGACAAGCTCTGCCAAACGAACCGCTGATAATCAGACTATTTGCACCAGATGGTACCATTGCACAATTCAACCAGATCTCTGCTGATAATACTGGTGCTTTTAGCCATATACTCATACGATGGCCTAATGCCACATCTACCTATTCGTATGGAACATATTCTGTAGAAGCAATTGCCACAAAAGAGCAAGGAACATCACAGACAATTAATGTAAAGTTCTTGGCAAATTCATCATTGACACAAGTTCCCCAGCAACCAATTGTCCTGGTGTCTGTATTTGCTCCACAAAATGCAGCTATTAATCAAACATTCCGAGTCTTTATCCAGGTAACAAGTGATGGCTTGCTTGTTGCTGGAAATCCGTCTGTTGTACTCAGATCGTCACATGTTCACATGCCCGATGGAAGTGTGGTTGATCTTTCCGATTCTCTGAAAACACTTCACCAGGGACTCTTTTATGTGGATTTTACACCGACTCAAGAGGGTACCTATATTTTTCATATAACCGCTACTAGCAAGGGTACTATTGCCAATGGATCTGTTGCCACTCTAGTCCTTAAGCAAGACATAGCAGGAATATCTAACCAGATATTGAAACTCAATTCTGTCTTGGGTTCTACCTCTAAAGAACTTGATAGACTAAAGTCCGAAATCCAAGGGTTTGGAACGGTACTAAATAGCAGCCAACAATCTATATCTCAAGCAAATGAGAATCTAAACAAGAGTGTAACCAAAATGTCTGATTCCGTTACAAACATTGACCAGGCATCTACACAATTAAATTCATTATTCCTTCCTGTCGTAGCTCTGATAGCAATAATCATCGCACTACAAATAACAATTCTTGCTAGGCGACGATAG